The Pseudomonadota bacterium genome includes a region encoding these proteins:
- a CDS encoding exodeoxyribonuclease IX has translation MTAHAARPDRPTYLVDASVYVFRAWHSLPAAFADPAGRPTNAVYGYARFLCELLERTGATDIAVAFDESLTRSFRNEIYPDYKANREPAPDALKQQFSWCQDLTRALGISVWSDARHEADDFIATLAAGCRRRASRICVISGDKDLTQLIGDGDHWWDFPRRRLDGAGVQARFGVRPEQMADFLALTGDSIDNIPGVPGVGPKTAAALLQHFGDLDALYRRLDEIAWLSIRGASKLAQRLRQHESAARLARRLTGLKSDVPMASQVNRLARQRTDHDAVNALMDRLGFGRPMRERLLGIPQRP, from the coding sequence ATGACAGCGCACGCAGCTAGGCCCGACCGGCCGACCTATCTGGTCGATGCCAGCGTCTATGTCTTTCGCGCCTGGCATTCCCTTCCGGCGGCCTTCGCCGACCCGGCCGGCCGACCCACCAACGCCGTCTACGGCTACGCCCGTTTCCTGTGCGAGCTGCTTGAGCGCACCGGTGCCACCGACATCGCGGTGGCCTTCGATGAATCGCTGACCCGCTCCTTTCGCAATGAAATCTACCCCGACTACAAGGCCAATCGCGAACCCGCTCCCGATGCACTCAAACAGCAGTTTTCCTGGTGCCAGGATCTGACGCGGGCGCTCGGGATCTCGGTGTGGTCCGATGCCCGTCACGAGGCCGACGACTTCATCGCCACCCTGGCCGCAGGCTGCCGCCGCCGGGCCAGCCGCATCTGCGTCATCAGCGGCGACAAGGATTTGACGCAGCTGATCGGAGACGGTGATCACTGGTGGGACTTTCCCCGCCGCCGGCTGGACGGCGCCGGGGTACAGGCCCGGTTTGGCGTGCGCCCGGAACAGATGGCTGATTTTCTAGCCCTGACCGGCGACAGCATCGACAACATCCCCGGCGTGCCCGGCGTCGGCCCGAAAACCGCTGCCGCCCTGTTGCAGCACTTCGGAGACCTCGACGCCCTCTATCGGCGGCTTGACGAAATTGCCTGGTTAAGCATTCGCGGCGCCTCGAAGCTGGCCCAGCGACTGCGCCAGCATGAGTCGGCCGCGCGCCTGGCCCGTCGGCTGACCGGGCTGAAATCCGACGTACCGATGGCCAGTCAGGTCAACCGACTGGCGCGCCAGCGCACCGATCACGATGCCGTCAACGCCCTGATGGACAGGCTCGGCTTCGGCCGCCCGATGCGGGAGCGGCTGCTCGGCATCCCGCAGCGCCCGTAA
- a CDS encoding HNH endonuclease gives MLNLDQQVLRTDITGMPLEWIGYQDAVRLIVLDQVSYALGSILYHLHGGINARSGQRTEIAVNAIIATHGSHPNAHQFYDRYTPPLSNRALFRRDENLCLYCGDQFPDRQLSRDHVQPLALGGEDDWANVVTACKRCNNHKGSRTPEQAGMQLLAIPFTPTHAEYVYLQGRRVLADQMEFLLAHFPRNSILRKRLTGQHA, from the coding sequence ATGTTGAATCTAGATCAGCAGGTACTCAGAACCGACATCACCGGAATGCCGCTTGAGTGGATCGGTTATCAGGATGCGGTTCGACTGATCGTGCTCGATCAGGTCAGCTATGCGCTGGGCAGCATCCTCTATCACCTGCACGGCGGCATCAATGCGCGCAGCGGGCAGCGCACCGAGATTGCGGTCAACGCGATCATTGCCACACACGGCTCCCATCCCAACGCCCACCAGTTCTACGACCGCTACACGCCGCCGCTGTCCAATCGGGCGCTGTTTCGCCGTGACGAAAACCTGTGCCTTTACTGCGGCGACCAGTTTCCTGATCGCCAGCTGTCGCGCGATCATGTGCAGCCGCTGGCCCTGGGCGGTGAGGATGACTGGGCGAACGTGGTTACAGCCTGCAAGCGCTGCAACAACCACAAGGGCTCACGCACACCCGAGCAGGCCGGCATGCAGCTGCTTGCCATCCCGTTCACCCCGACCCATGCCGAATATGTCTACCTGCAGGGACGGCGGGTCCTGGCCGACCAGATGGAGTTTCTGCTGGCCCACTTCCCGCGCAACAGCATCCTGCGCAAGCGCCTGACCGGCCAGCACGCCTGA